In the genome of Syntrophomonadaceae bacterium, the window ACTCGGGCACCTAAAGCCTCGCTCACAAAACGCAATGGCACCAGGGTTCGGTTATTGACAATTTGTGCCGGCTGCCCTTCCAGGGAAACCGTCCGGTTATTTACGGTAGCCGACGGCTGGCCAATGGTAAGGCTGATGCTGTTGGCTGCCTTTCTAGCGGTAACTGTTCTGGTTGCACCATCCCAGTTCAGGTAGGCACCAAGGGCCTCAAATATAGCCCGCATCGGCACCATGGTGCGGCCGCCGGTAATTATGGGCGCTACTTCAGTGGCAACCGGCCTTCCATCGAGTTCAATGGCGACGGGCCTTGCCGGCTGCGCCTGAGCAGAAGCCGGTACTAATGCCGTCAATAGGCTTAAACAAATCAAGATGGCTACTGCTGCTAAAATCCTGGATTTTTTTCCCACGTTTCGTTTCCTCCTTATTTGTTTGAGATTGATGCCGTTTTGCCCCATTTGATTTTTTAGCAAAGCTTCATGGGGCAATTAACTTTACTTTCAATGCTAACAGGAGTTTGTTAAGTCTTTATTAAAATTGAGACAAGTTTTCGTTAAACACGGGTTAACCTTTTGCCTTAATTGCCATAAGCGGGTTATTGACAAAAATGGGCAAAAACCCTATACTCTAATTATCTTATCCCTACCGGGGGGATAGGATGCCAATGCAGAGAAAGGGTGTGTATTTTGTCCAACTGTTACGATCACAATGATATCAGCTCCCGGCTGGCCAAAATTGCCGGCCATGTGCAAGCGGTTAAGCGAATGGTTGATGAGGAAAGGAACTGCGAGGAGATCCTTCTGCAAATCGGCGCTGTTAAAAGTGCCCTGGACAAAGTTGGGCGCCTGGTGCTGGA includes:
- a CDS encoding metal-sensitive transcriptional regulator; this encodes MSNCYDHNDISSRLAKIAGHVQAVKRMVDEERNCEEILLQIGAVKSALDKVGRLVLEGHLEGCVLEGIRSGNGEEVIHELKSALAKYL